From the genome of Mauremys mutica isolate MM-2020 ecotype Southern unplaced genomic scaffold, ASM2049712v1 Super-Scaffold_100301, whole genome shotgun sequence:
caggcgggaggcggcgccgctgctgcggtctcggttcctccgcccggcagcgggacccggccccgcgcggcctcgcgacgcttctcgcgggcggcgctgagctctgagcgcacaaggccctggcggctccgccccgcagcgctgtcagacaacgtcaccaatgggagctgagcctgtcagaaacgtcagttggggagggcccaatgggagaccagctttcagataCCAGCCCCGCGCGAGggccaatgggagaccagctttcagagactGCCCCACACGAGggccaatgggagaccagctttcagagactCGCCCTGCACAAgggccaatgggagatcagctgtcagaaaacactaggcaggccagcaccagccaaccaggaaccgcccctcatctcaagcacccagacagcccctcccccacctgtcctatgccccacagcagcagccagcaccggGTGGCTCCTGTcgcactccccccgccccagcaacctccaaagcagagtctcaattcccctcccccactgctgctcTTCCTTAGGTAACGAGAaccccacccagacacccaaaaGGGGGGACACACTTtctgctttccacaaccaactttctccctcctctctttctaccccgcccctgcagcccccttccccatgtctggccacgcgctcccagctcagggtgaccacactCCCcatcggggcaggctctgctcagcccggctccccatagcctgcactaaacatgtggggcccaaccccaaaacttactcatattttaccccaatggccccaaactgccgcttttaatatatgcaaataaggtgctgccacactcaggcctctccccagctctgccgtgGAGCCACCCGgcagagaaccaggtgatatttaaattagccaggacgccgctcagtcattgccctctgctcccagcaggtggcgccggagagctccgagctcgctcaattccctttctcgcgtcggcttcagcccccgggttacaaacgcaccaaccggggagcaggagtgcggggctgctccagggtgaccagatgtcccatgtttaaagggacaggccggtctgggaggactttttcttatataggagcctattaccccccacccccatcctgttttccacagtttcttcaatgtcaccctatggggcagctctgcggggacggacttgcacacttgggagccatcagccggatccgcgtgcctgggaagctgcgtccctccagaggcgcttgagaagccaaaggggccgtgggtgagtttgtgatgaggtgagtgtgaagtgtggaagggggagggtgtcaagaggaggttttgagaggaaaaaaggtgctgctgagctggtaggggagggcaaggtcccaggcgggtgttgtgtgaggagctgtgtaggcccggaaaggcgtcctgctgggcaagggcaggtgaggagggccagggctttttccagggctgttgctgcggccaaagcctttgggaagcagaagagggccaggggtgttgttgcctctggggcccatgcgacggtgtaggtgaatgctgaccatagctggtctgtgggagctgggaccACTTCCTGTGGctctttcctcgttagtatagtggtgagtatccccgcctgtcacacGGGAGACTGGGGTTCGATTCCCtgacggggagggtgaccccttttgaaggggggacaaagaaatccctgacctgcccaccacatgccttgcattctccttccacggccacttcccttcgcaccccgcactgatgactttcacctccagagagataattacctcgcaaggacacgctcgccctagcTAAAGCCTCCGCCGGGGCCTGcccgtgggggcacgtttcagagcggcaaagggaaataggctggccaggggcatgaggacaatggcccagacaaacagggagggacttggtccaggggtggaggaagacagaaaaagggacaggcatgggattggcttcctgtcttttttcctttgctcagcatttgacctgtgactgtaatggggagacttgagaaagacctgtggccgccaGAAAACCTGCGTCTTTtccgctgggctgctgcctgcgctcccagcgcctggccgtgatcgtatagtggttagtactctgcgccgttgttggtgtcactggacgtagctaccaggtaactcgggggggggtggaagaccacgagtgtcgatgaagcccccctgctctgggtctaagtgagccacagtaactccatcttgtgaactttaaGCAACCTACATactaacagcctaaaagcagaataGGTGAGAGTCAGCTTTTCTAGCAGACAGCTGCGATCCTGCTTAAACTAACAAAAGTAGTGATaagatggggaggaaagggggagaagtcttcatgtgcctgagctgacaaggccaacagataaacatgcggatgagaacttttctaacaagctataatgtaatgcctaatgtagctgcagttaacaagggaggggtagggggggaatgaaacaaaggcttttacaaacaggttgacatataaaaagggaaaattgcttgtttttgttgcgctggatttgagatactgtttctcctagtgcctgctttgagatctcaaataaactttgttttgcttctccaccttggtgtgtttattggagcgaagcacagcGGGCagcgaaccactgttgctgtcgcctcaggcctttgtgccggcaacagttttggcatccctgggtgggctcgaggcaaaatttagccttgcccggatcCCTCCTGGTGGCCGACGGATTGCGACAAcgaccgacgcccagcgcgcaccggtgacttcatcgggggcctcggcggagacgtgGTTTGGTCAACCCCGGAgggcacaacggtgcaacgcacagataagtggagaagcagctgcgggcgacggtgaggaaccggtcctgtggatatgGTAGGAAcggtccagtggtgtggactttttgcCTATtaggacctggggacgcccagtgtcttcatATTCTTAGAGTATGggacagggacagagtacagccgGCAGAACACAGTGTACacccctagaatgcattctagcccACTGGGATGTGTTCTCATCAGATTCAATGCTTAGaagtaaactaaaaaggttctgtacagttgactggcctcaatatcagctagaggaccaggaaaggtggccaccagaaggatcacttaattacaacacgatccttcaattacttttgttttgtcagcgaactgGTAAATGGAATGAACATCTCTATGCATATATGTTTATGATGTTAAGAAATAGGACTGATATTTTATATAAGTGCCATTTGACTCCGACAGACTCGGTAGTAACTGCTGCTAATCCCCAGAACCCTCCCACGGTTGTAATGGCAGaatcggtgtccccttcggctccaaCACCCCCACAGGTTCCAGGGAATGCCCCCTCGGTGGGATtgtatccgttgattactgagaatGTGGTAGCCCGTCCTGGAACACAGGAGCGTGCAGCCCAGATTGTGCCAGTGTACTCTCATGTTCCTTTTAATCCTGTACACCTAGCTGCCTTTAAGGCAGAAGCAGGGGAATTCTCAATTAATCCAGGTCGGTTCATTTCAATCTTTGAAGGGTGTCTAGCTAGCcataagcctgactgggatgattgcaACATACTTATGAGAACTTTGTTGTCTGAAGTGGAACGGAGTCAAGTTATAGCTAAAGCTAGAGAGGAGGCACAAAGAAGGTATAATGAGGATAGAGAAGGAAAACCCTTGCCAGAAGCTGTTGTCCCCACAGTGGACCCCGGGTGGAATCCGAATGAGGAGGGGGGTTTGAGGATGCTTAACTCCTATAAGGAATTGCTTATGTATGGCCTCAGGCACTCGGCTGTCCAACATAACAACTGGGCAAAGCCGTATGAGCTAATCCAGGAATCAAAAGAGAGTCCAGTGGCTTTTCTACAGCTCATTCGGGACTCCATCCGGCAAAGTACTAGCGCAGACCCAGACGATCAGACAACTGAGGCAATCATAAAGGGTATCTTTACTAGCCATGCGGCCCCTgatattaaaaggaaattgcagaaaaaggaggatttaatggGAATGTCTATGGCTCAGATTTTGGAGACTGCCAACAGGGCTTATgcccttagagagggagagaaggaaaaaaggcaaatgaaGATGATGTTAGCGGCGGTGCAGGCCGGCGGCAGAGGAAAGTCACAGAAAGGTGAaaggggccggggaatgagaggccgtggacgtgggcgccccgGTCcccaggaaaggcgtttgggtcgcaaccagtgtgccatatgccggaaggagggacattggaaaaatgagtgccctgaAAGGGAAGATACCCCCATGATGACAGCAGAGGATCAAgattaggggtgtcaggggagacggaccatcctgcccccggaaccccgagtaaaaatgagggtgggaaattcagaaatagactttttagtagactctggagcagcatGAACTGCCGTGAATCAACCCCTTCAGCTGCCAGTAGCAGAGTCCCTTACAGTGGTTGGTGCCACGGGGAAAAGAACCAAGTGCCCAGtatatgccccagcagaatgtgcctTGGGAAACACAACTATAtctcacaagctggtttacctccctgaCTGTCCAACACCCCTATTAGGACGGGACCTGCTTTGTCGTTTGGGTGCCACTCTGCATTTTACTCAAGATGATATAACCCTTACCTTACCCCctgagaatgcctggataatggcCCTTGCAGTTgaaccctcagccatgcaagccccagagtggagccagtgggaggaccaggtgtATCCCCTTGCCTGGGCATCACGGGTCCCCGGAAGGGCAACCCATCACACCCCTGTTAAGGTTCAACTCCTCCCAGGAAAAAGCCCAGTGCGGATCAAACAGTATCCAATTAAAAGGGAAGCCAGAGAGGGACTGCAAAAGACTATAGATCGATTCCTAGAGCATGGGGTACTACGAGAATGCCAATCAGcttggaacacccccatcctgcccgtGCAAAAGCCCGATGGGACGTATCGGCTGGTACAGGACTTGAGAGCAGTCAATgagcgggttaagactctgcacccccttgttccaaatccATATACACTGTTAGCCTCTATAGGGGGGCAGTATACTCATTTTTCAGTCCTAGATTTGAAGGATGCTTTCTTTACAATTCCAGTTGATAcccaatctcaggagattttctccttcgagtgggaagacaCTGGAAGGGTTAAAAAACAGCTCTGCTGGACTGTGTTGGCACAGGGATTTAAAAACTCCCCTTCGCTTTTCGGCCAGGCGCTGGCCAAAGACCTGcaggagtggaatactccggacgggatcctcctcctgcagtatgtagaCGACCTGTTAATTGCGGctgtgggat
Proteins encoded in this window:
- the LOC123360745 gene encoding uncharacterized protein LOC123360745; its protein translation is MAESVSPSAPTPPQVPGNAPSVGLYPLITENVVARPGTQERAAQIVPVYSHVPFNPVHLAAFKAEAGEFSINPGRFISIFEGCLASHKPDWDDCNILMRTLLSEVERSQVIAKAREEAQRRYNEDREGKPLPEAVVPTVDPGWNPNEEGGLRMLNSYKELLMYGLRHSAVQHNNWAKPYELIQESKESPVAFLQLIRDSIRQSTSADPDDQTTEAIIKGIFTSHAAPDIKRKLQKKEDLMGMSMAQILETANRAYALREGEKEKRQMKMMLAAVQAGGRGKSQKGERGRGMRGRGRGRPGPQERRLGRNQCAICRKEGHWKNECPEREDTPMMTAEDQD